The following are encoded together in the Euwallacea fornicatus isolate EFF26 chromosome 11, ASM4011564v1, whole genome shotgun sequence genome:
- the chic gene encoding profilin encodes MSWQDYVDKQLLASRCVTKAAIAGHDGNVWAKSDNFDVTKEELAKLVQGFEKQDILTSSGVTLAGNRYIYLSGTDRVIRAKLGKVGVHCMKTTQAVVVSLYEDPIQPQQAASVVEKLGDYLITCGY; translated from the exons ATGAGTTGGCAGGATTATGTGGACAAACAGCTTTTGGCCTCTAGATGTGTCACCAAAGCCGCTATCGCGGGGCACGATGGGAATGTTTGGGCGAAGTCGGATAACTTTGAT GTCACAAAGGAGGAGTTAGCGAAATTAGTCCAGGGTTTCGAGAAACAGGACATCCTAACCTCCTCAGGGGTCACCCTAGCGGGCAACCGATATATTTACCTCTCAGGGACAGACCGAGTCATAAGGGCCAAACTGGGCAAAGTGGGTGTGCACTGTATGAAAACAACTCAAG CTGTGGTAGTATCGTTATACGAAGACCCAATACAGCCACAACAAGCCGCGTCTGTAGTGGAGAAATTAGGAGATTACCTAATTACTTGCGGTTACTAA
- the eIF4A gene encoding eukaryotic initiation factor 4A-I has protein sequence MSGHDRRSEEWDKNGPSSEKETPTYDGPPGMDPDGVIESNWEEVVDNFDDMNLKEELLRGIYAYGFEKPSAIQQRAIIPCVKGHDVIAQAQSGTGKTATFSISILQQIDTAVRECQALILAPTRELAQQIQKVVIALGDFMNAQCHACIGGTNVREDMRKLEAGAHVVVGTPGRVYDMITRRALRPHHIKMFVLDEADEMLSRGFKDQIHDVFKTLNADVQVILLSATMPPDVLDVTKSFMRNPIRILVKKEELTLEGIKQFFVYVEKEDWKLETLCDLYDTLSITQAVIFCNTRRKVDWLTENMHKRDFTVSAMHGDMEQKERDVIMRQFRTGSSRVLITTDLLARGIDVQQVSLVINYDLPSNRENYIHRIGRGGRFGRKGVAINFVTEDDKRTLHDIEQFYNTKIDEMPMNVADLI, from the exons ATGTCTGGACACGATCGAAG GAGTGAGGAATGGGATAAGAATGGCCCCTCTTCAGAAAAAGAAACTCCCACCTATGATGGCCCACCAGGAATGGACCCTGATGGTGTTATCGAATCAAACTGGGAGGAAGTTGTTGACAATTTTGATGACATGAACCTTAAGGAGGAACTTCTTAGAG GGATCTATGCTTATGGTTTTGAGAAACCGTCGGCGATTCAACAGCGCGCCATAATCCCCTGCGTTAAAGGCCACGACGTAATTGCGCAGGCGCAATCAGGTACCGGGAAAACCGCTACCTTTTCCATATCCATTCTCCAACAGATCGACACCGCGGTGCGGGAGTGCCAAGCGCTGATTCTGGCGCCGACCCGTGAACTCGCCCAACAGATTCAGAAGGTGGTGATTGCCCTAGGTGACTTCATGAACGCCCAATGCCACGCCTGTATCGGAGGAACCAATGTTAGAGAAGATATGAGGAAGTTGGAAGCTGGTGCACACGTGGTTGTCG GCACCCCTGGCAGAGTTTATGACATGATAACCCGCAGAGCTCTGCGGCCGCACCACATAAAAATGTTCGTCCTCGACGAAGCTGACGAAATGTTGTCCCGCGGTTTTAAAGACCAAATTCACGATGTCTTTAAAACGTTAAACGCTGACGTGCAAGTCATTTTGCTGTCGGCCACCATGCCTCCCGACGTGCTGGACGTTACCAAGTCGTTCATGCGCAATCCCATTCGGATTCTGGTCAAGAAGGAGGAACTCACCTTGGAGGGTATCAAGCAGTTCTTTGTGTATGTGGAGAAGGAGGACTGGAAATTGGAAACCTTATGTGATCTGTACGATACATTATCGATCACTCAGGCTGTCATTTTCTGTAATACTAGGCGTAAG GTGGATTGGTTGACGGAAAATATGCACAAACGAGACTTCACGGTTTCGGCGATGCACGGAGATATGGAGCAAAAAGAGCGTGATGTCATTATGAGACAATTCAGAACTGGCTCATCGAGAGTGCTGATCACTACCGATTTGCTAGCTCGAGGCATTGACGTACAACAGGTTTCTTTAGTTATTAACTACGACTTACCTTCAAACAGAGAAAATTACATTCACAG GATTGGACGAGGTGGACGTTTCGGTCGTAAAGGAGTCGCCATTAATTTCGTGACGGAGGACGACAAGCGTACGCTGCACGACATTGAGCAGTTTTATAATACGAAAATTGACGAAATGCCGATGAACGTGGCCgacttaatttaa